One genomic segment of Streptomyces sp. NBC_00239 includes these proteins:
- a CDS encoding MarC family protein, translating into MFDVAVFGSLFLTLFVIMDPPGITPIFLALTSGRPVKVQRKMAWQAVCVAFGVIAVFGVCGQQILDYLHVSVPALMIAGGLLLLLIALDLLTGKTDEPKQTKDVNVALVPLGMPLLAGPGAIVSVILAVQKADGFGGQLSVWSAIAAMHVVLWLVMRYSLVIIRVIKDGGVVLVTRLAGTMLSAIAVQQIINGVLQVIEGA; encoded by the coding sequence GTGTTCGACGTTGCCGTTTTCGGATCCCTCTTTCTCACCCTTTTTGTGATTATGGACCCCCCGGGGATCACGCCGATCTTCCTGGCGCTGACCTCCGGCCGGCCTGTCAAGGTGCAGCGCAAGATGGCCTGGCAGGCCGTCTGCGTGGCCTTCGGGGTCATCGCCGTGTTCGGTGTCTGCGGCCAGCAGATCCTGGACTACCTGCACGTCTCCGTGCCCGCGCTGATGATCGCGGGCGGTCTGCTGCTGCTCCTGATCGCGCTCGACCTGCTCACCGGCAAGACCGACGAGCCGAAGCAGACCAAGGACGTGAACGTCGCCCTGGTGCCGCTGGGGATGCCGCTGCTCGCCGGGCCCGGCGCGATCGTCTCGGTGATCCTCGCCGTCCAGAAGGCGGACGGCTTCGGCGGTCAGCTGTCGGTGTGGTCGGCGATCGCGGCCATGCACGTGGTGCTGTGGCTCGTGATGCGGTACTCGCTGGTGATCATCCGGGTCATCAAGGACGGCGGCGTGGTGCTGGTGACGCGCCTCGCCGGCACGATGCTGTCCGCCATCGCCGTCCAGCAGATCATCAACGGCGTGCTCCAGGTGATCGAGGGCGCCTGA
- a CDS encoding ferritin-like fold-containing protein produces the protein MSSAENSHAAENAETAESAEKAANPESAAAAPVGIAAQDWATASATPQYRAAVVDLLGALAYGELAAFERLAEDAKLAPTLADKAELAAMASAEFHHFERLRDRLSAIDAEPTAAMEPFAKGVDDFHRQTAPSDWLEGLVKAYVGDSIASDFYREVATHLDTDSRALVLGVLDDTGHGNFAVEKVRAAIEADPRVGGRLALWARRLMGEALSQAQRVVAERDALSTMLVGGVDGMAAGFDLAAVGEMFTRITKAHTKRMAALGLAA, from the coding sequence ATGTCGAGTGCCGAGAACTCCCACGCCGCCGAGAACGCCGAGACCGCCGAAAGCGCCGAGAAGGCCGCGAACCCCGAGAGCGCAGCCGCCGCCCCGGTGGGCATCGCCGCCCAGGACTGGGCGACGGCCTCCGCCACCCCGCAGTACCGCGCGGCCGTGGTGGACCTGCTCGGCGCGCTGGCCTATGGCGAGCTGGCGGCCTTCGAGCGGCTCGCCGAGGACGCGAAGCTCGCGCCGACGCTGGCGGACAAGGCGGAGCTGGCGGCGATGGCCTCTGCGGAGTTCCACCACTTCGAGCGGCTGCGGGACCGGCTCTCCGCCATCGACGCGGAGCCCACCGCGGCCATGGAGCCCTTCGCGAAGGGCGTCGACGACTTCCACCGCCAGACCGCGCCCTCGGACTGGCTGGAAGGCCTGGTCAAGGCGTACGTAGGCGACTCGATCGCCAGTGACTTCTACCGCGAGGTGGCCACCCACCTGGACACGGACAGCCGCGCGCTGGTCCTCGGGGTGCTCGACGACACCGGCCACGGCAACTTCGCCGTCGAGAAGGTGCGGGCCGCGATCGAGGCCGACCCGCGGGTCGGCGGCCGACTGGCGCTCTGGGCGCGCCGCCTGATGGGCGAGGCGCTCTCGCAGGCGCAGCGCGTGGTCGCCGAGCGCGACGCGCTGTCGACCATGCTGGTCGGCGGCGTCGACGGAATGGCCGCGGGCTTCGACCTGGCGGCGGTCGGCGAGATGTTCACCCGCATCACCAAGGCGCACACCAAGCGGATGGCCGCCCTGGGCCTCGCCGCCTGA
- a CDS encoding DUF1003 domain-containing protein, which translates to MSRSRVRLDLPKAPRRGLLPEYDPEAFGRTSEKIARFLGTGRFIVWMTMVIIVWVLWNIFAPAAVRFDEYPFIFLTLALSLQASYAAPLILLAQNRQDDRDRVNLEQDRKQNERSIADTEYLTREIAALRMGLGEVATRDWIRSEFQDLIKEMDERRLFPHESDEGDR; encoded by the coding sequence CTGTCGCGCTCGCGGGTGCGCCTGGACCTGCCGAAGGCGCCGCGGCGCGGGCTGCTGCCCGAGTACGACCCGGAGGCGTTCGGGCGCACCTCGGAGAAGATCGCGCGGTTCCTCGGCACCGGACGGTTCATCGTCTGGATGACGATGGTCATCATCGTCTGGGTGCTGTGGAACATCTTCGCGCCGGCCGCGGTGCGCTTCGACGAGTACCCGTTCATCTTCCTGACCCTGGCGCTGTCGCTGCAGGCCTCGTACGCGGCGCCGCTGATCCTGCTCGCGCAGAACCGGCAGGACGACCGGGACCGCGTCAACCTGGAGCAGGACCGCAAGCAGAACGAGCGCTCGATCGCCGACACCGAGTACCTGACGCGGGAGATCGCGGCGCTGCGGATGGGTCTGGGCGAGGTCGCCACGCGCGACTGGATCCGCTCCGAGTTCCAGGACCTGATCAAGGAGATGGACGAGCGGCGGCTATTCCCGCACGAGAGTGACGAAGGCGACCGCTGA
- a CDS encoding magnesium transporter MgtE N-terminal domain-containing protein → MAAGAPRIFVSHLSGVPVFDPNGDQVGRVRDLVAMLRVGGRPPRLLGLVVEVVSRRRIFLPMTRVTGVESGQVITTGVVNMRRFEQRPTERLVLGELLDRRVRLVGNDEEVTVLDVAIQQLPARRDWEIDRIFVRKGKGGALRRRGETLTVEWSAVTGFSLEEHGQGAESLVATFEQMRPADLANVLHHLTPKRRAEVANALDDDRLADVLEELPEDDQIEIIGKLKEERAADVLEAMDPDDAADLLSELPEDDQERLLTLMQPDDAADVRRLLSYEERTAGGLMTTEPIVLRPDATVADALARVRQADLSPALAAQVYVCRPPDETPTGKYLGTVHFQRLLRDPPFTLVSSIVDTDLPPLRPDASLPVVTSYLAAYNMVAVPVVDESGSLLGAVTVDDVLDHLLPDDWRETDFHAEEAVRGH, encoded by the coding sequence ATGGCAGCTGGCGCCCCCCGGATCTTCGTCTCGCACCTGTCCGGAGTGCCCGTGTTCGACCCGAACGGCGACCAGGTCGGCCGAGTCCGGGACCTGGTCGCGATGCTCCGCGTGGGCGGCCGCCCGCCGCGGCTGCTGGGCCTGGTCGTCGAGGTGGTCAGCCGCCGCCGGATCTTCCTCCCCATGACCCGGGTGACGGGCGTCGAGTCCGGCCAGGTCATCACCACCGGTGTCGTCAACATGCGGCGCTTCGAGCAGCGCCCCACCGAACGGCTCGTCCTCGGCGAACTCCTCGACCGGCGGGTCCGCCTGGTCGGCAACGACGAAGAGGTCACCGTCCTCGACGTGGCGATCCAGCAGCTGCCCGCCCGCCGCGACTGGGAGATCGACCGGATCTTCGTGCGCAAGGGCAAGGGCGGGGCGCTGCGCCGCCGCGGCGAGACCCTGACCGTCGAGTGGTCCGCGGTGACCGGCTTCTCGCTGGAGGAGCACGGGCAGGGCGCCGAGAGCCTGGTGGCGACCTTCGAGCAGATGCGCCCGGCCGACCTCGCGAACGTCCTGCACCACCTGACGCCCAAGCGGCGCGCCGAGGTGGCCAACGCCCTCGACGACGACCGGCTCGCGGACGTCCTGGAGGAGCTGCCCGAGGACGACCAGATCGAGATCATCGGCAAGCTGAAGGAGGAGCGCGCCGCCGACGTCCTGGAGGCCATGGACCCGGACGACGCGGCGGACCTGCTCTCCGAGCTGCCCGAGGACGACCAGGAGCGGCTGCTGACGCTGATGCAGCCGGACGACGCCGCCGACGTGCGGCGGCTGCTCTCGTACGAGGAGCGCACCGCGGGCGGTCTGATGACGACCGAGCCGATCGTGCTGCGCCCGGACGCGACCGTCGCGGACGCGCTGGCGCGGGTGCGGCAGGCCGACCTGTCGCCGGCGCTGGCCGCGCAGGTGTACGTGTGCCGGCCGCCGGACGAGACGCCGACCGGCAAGTACCTGGGCACCGTGCACTTCCAGCGGCTGCTGCGCGACCCGCCGTTCACGCTGGTCAGCTCGATCGTGGACACCGACCTGCCGCCGCTGCGGCCGGACGCCTCGCTGCCCGTGGTGACGAGCTACCTCGCCGCGTACAACATGGTGGCGGTGCCGGTCGTCGACGAGAGCGGCTCGCTGCTGGGCGCGGTGACCGTGGACGACGTGCTCGACCACCTGCTGCCGGACGACTGGCGCGAGACGGACTTCCACGCCGAGGAGGCCGTACGTGGGCACTGA
- a CDS encoding DEAD/DEAH box helicase, producing the protein MTLPVALSGTDVIGQAKTGTGKTLGFGLPLLERVTVPADVEAGRATPEQLTDAPQALVVVPTRELCTQVTNDLLTAGKVRNVRVLAIYGGRAYEPQVEALKKGVDIIVGTPGRLLDLAGQKKLDLSHVRALVLDEADEMLDLGFLPDVEKIMNHLPPKRQTMLFSATMPGAVIGLARRYMSQPTHIRATAPDDTGATVANITQHVFRAHSMDKPELVARILQADGRGLAMIFCRTKRTAADIAEQLERRGFASGAVHGDLGQGAREQALRAFRNGKVDVLVCTDVAARGIDVEGVTHVINYQSPEDEKTFLHRVGRTGRAGNKGTAVTLVDWDDIPRWQLINKALELDFHEPEETYSTSPHLFEQLSIPAGTKGVLPRAERTRAGLKAEEIEDLGETGGRGGRKSAAAAATVVEERPARTRTPRQRRRTRGGAELGDAPVTVDVAVAVDAAVEAPTVPAPAADTDAEPRKPRRRRTRSVPAAAAAAVVTPVAEAPVAPAAEEAPAAPRRRTRTRKAAETAPVETVVVETVVAAPVAEAVVTDAPVKARRTRKATQKAPVEAVAAPAAEEAPAAAPRRRTRTRKAAEAPEA; encoded by the coding sequence ATGACCCTCCCCGTCGCCCTTTCCGGCACGGACGTCATCGGCCAGGCCAAGACCGGAACCGGCAAGACGCTCGGTTTCGGCCTTCCCCTGCTGGAGCGCGTCACCGTCCCCGCGGACGTCGAGGCCGGCCGGGCCACGCCCGAGCAGCTGACCGACGCCCCGCAGGCCCTCGTGGTGGTTCCCACCCGCGAGCTGTGCACCCAGGTCACCAACGACCTGCTGACGGCCGGCAAGGTCCGCAACGTCCGCGTCCTCGCCATATACGGCGGCCGCGCTTACGAGCCCCAGGTCGAGGCGCTCAAGAAGGGCGTCGACATCATCGTCGGCACCCCGGGCCGCCTGCTCGACCTCGCGGGCCAGAAGAAGCTCGACCTGTCGCACGTCCGCGCCCTGGTGCTGGACGAGGCCGACGAGATGCTCGACCTGGGCTTCCTGCCCGACGTCGAGAAGATCATGAACCACCTGCCGCCGAAGCGTCAGACGATGCTGTTCTCGGCGACCATGCCGGGCGCCGTCATCGGCCTGGCCCGCCGCTACATGTCGCAGCCCACGCACATCCGCGCCACCGCGCCGGACGACACGGGCGCGACCGTCGCGAACATCACGCAGCACGTCTTCCGCGCCCACTCGATGGACAAGCCGGAGCTCGTCGCGCGCATCCTGCAGGCCGACGGCCGCGGGCTCGCGATGATCTTCTGCCGCACCAAGCGCACGGCGGCCGACATCGCCGAGCAGCTGGAGCGCCGCGGCTTCGCCTCCGGCGCGGTCCACGGCGACCTCGGCCAGGGCGCCCGCGAGCAGGCCCTGCGGGCCTTCCGCAACGGCAAGGTCGACGTCCTGGTCTGCACCGACGTCGCGGCCCGCGGTATCGATGTCGAGGGTGTCACCCACGTCATCAACTACCAGTCGCCCGAGGACGAGAAGACCTTCCTGCACCGCGTCGGCCGCACCGGCCGCGCGGGCAACAAGGGCACCGCCGTCACCCTGGTCGACTGGGACGACATCCCGCGCTGGCAGCTCATCAACAAGGCGCTGGAGCTGGACTTCCACGAGCCGGAGGAGACGTACTCCACGTCCCCGCACCTGTTCGAGCAGCTCAGCATCCCCGCCGGCACCAAGGGCGTCCTGCCGCGCGCCGAGCGCACGCGGGCCGGTCTGAAGGCCGAGGAGATCGAGGACCTGGGCGAGACCGGCGGACGGGGCGGCCGCAAGTCCGCCGCCGCCGCGGCCACCGTGGTCGAGGAGCGCCCCGCGCGCACCCGCACCCCGCGCCAGCGCCGCCGCACCCGCGGCGGGGCCGAGCTCGGCGACGCGCCCGTGACCGTGGACGTGGCCGTGGCCGTGGACGCCGCCGTCGAGGCTCCGACCGTGCCGGCGCCCGCCGCCGACACCGACGCGGAGCCGCGCAAGCCGCGCCGCCGCCGGACCCGCTCGGTCCCGGCCGCCGCCGCGGCCGCCGTGGTCACCCCGGTGGCCGAGGCGCCGGTGGCTCCGGCCGCCGAGGAGGCCCCGGCCGCCCCGCGCCGCCGGACCCGCACCCGCAAGGCCGCCGAGACCGCGCCGGTGGAGACCGTCGTGGTCGAGACCGTCGTGGCGGCTCCCGTGGCCGAGGCCGTGGTGACCGACGCGCCGGTGAAGGCGCGCCGCACCCGCAAGGCCACGCAGAAGGCTCCGGTCGAGGCCGTGGCGGCTCCGGCCGCCGAGGAAGCCCCGGCCGCCGCCCCGCGCCGCCGTACGCGCACCCGCAAGGCCGCCGAGGCCCCGGAGGCGTAA
- a CDS encoding NYN domain-containing protein — protein sequence MEEDFGARLDRTNELLQRMLAEVAKTPSTHAIFVDAGYVYAAAGRLVAGTEDRRNFDLDAEGMIEAFIDKARTIFADSRLLRVYWYDGARRRIHTAEQQSIAALPDVKVRLGNLNASNQQKGVDSLIRTDLESLARHRAISDAALVGGDEDLVSAVEAAQGYGARVHLWGIEPSEGRNQAEPLLWEVDSQRVFDLEFCRPYVTRKAAQPAYEPETEGVPRPTRDEVRFTGAQIAATWLATRGRMALADLLPGKPFLPGSVDQDLLVEAEALLHYSLRGQADLRRALRDGFWTHLQSAY from the coding sequence ATGGAAGAAGACTTCGGCGCGCGCCTCGACCGGACCAACGAGCTGCTCCAGCGGATGCTCGCCGAGGTCGCCAAGACCCCCTCGACCCACGCGATCTTCGTCGACGCGGGCTACGTCTACGCGGCCGCCGGCCGTCTCGTCGCCGGGACAGAGGACCGGCGGAACTTCGACCTCGACGCCGAAGGCATGATCGAGGCCTTCATCGACAAGGCCCGCACGATCTTCGCGGACAGCCGGCTGCTGCGCGTGTACTGGTACGACGGCGCCCGCCGCCGCATCCACACCGCCGAGCAGCAGTCCATCGCCGCGTTGCCCGACGTGAAGGTGCGCCTGGGCAACCTCAACGCCAGCAACCAGCAGAAGGGCGTCGACTCCCTGATCCGCACCGACCTGGAGTCACTCGCCCGGCACCGGGCCATCAGCGACGCGGCGCTCGTCGGCGGCGACGAGGACCTGGTCTCGGCGGTGGAGGCGGCCCAGGGGTACGGCGCGCGCGTCCACCTGTGGGGCATCGAGCCGTCCGAGGGCCGCAATCAGGCCGAACCGCTGCTGTGGGAGGTCGACAGCCAGCGCGTCTTCGACCTGGAGTTCTGTCGGCCGTACGTGACCCGCAAGGCGGCGCAGCCCGCGTACGAACCGGAGACCGAGGGCGTGCCGCGGCCGACCCGGGACGAGGTGCGGTTCACCGGCGCGCAGATCGCCGCGACCTGGCTCGCCACCCGGGGCCGCATGGCGCTGGCGGACCTGCTGCCGGGCAAGCCGTTCCTGCCGGGCAGCGTCGACCAGGACCTCCTGGTGGAGGCCGAGGCGCTGCTGCACTACTCCCTGCGCGGCCAGGCGGACCTGCGCCGCGCCCTGCGCGACGGCTTCTGGACCCACCTGCAGTCGGCGTACTGA
- a CDS encoding alpha/beta fold hydrolase encodes MSKPPRLTLPPCARAYRLRTARGEFAVHEAVPAGPAHGTALLVPGFTGSKEDFIGLLEPLAAAGYRVVAVDGRGQHESDGPREESAYALDGLARDVLAQAAVVADGGPLHLVGHSFGGLVARTAVVREPGRFASLTLMSSGPGAVCEAQQERTKMLVAALEAMGDDMPGIWQAMRAMDPEDAVPDSPELAAFLRDRWLGTVPEQLIATGRVLVGEPDGIDALRAAAPGLPKLVLSGEVDYAWPLPVMDDMAERLAAGRTVVPGAEHSPNAEAPEVTAAALAAFWSAATRP; translated from the coding sequence ATGAGCAAGCCGCCGCGTCTGACCCTGCCGCCGTGCGCCCGCGCGTACCGCCTGCGCACCGCGCGCGGGGAGTTCGCCGTCCACGAGGCCGTGCCGGCCGGGCCCGCGCACGGCACCGCGCTGCTGGTGCCCGGCTTCACCGGCAGCAAGGAGGACTTCATCGGCCTCCTGGAGCCGCTGGCGGCCGCCGGGTACCGGGTGGTGGCCGTGGACGGCCGCGGGCAGCACGAGAGCGACGGGCCGCGCGAGGAGTCCGCGTACGCCCTCGACGGCCTCGCGCGGGACGTGCTCGCCCAGGCCGCGGTCGTGGCGGACGGCGGGCCGCTGCACCTGGTCGGCCACTCCTTCGGCGGGCTGGTCGCGCGGACGGCGGTGGTCCGCGAACCGGGCCGGTTCGCCAGCCTGACCCTGATGAGCAGCGGCCCCGGCGCGGTCTGCGAGGCCCAGCAGGAACGTACGAAGATGCTGGTCGCGGCGCTGGAGGCGATGGGCGACGACATGCCGGGGATCTGGCAGGCGATGCGGGCGATGGATCCCGAGGACGCCGTGCCGGACTCCCCCGAGCTGGCCGCGTTCCTGCGGGACCGCTGGCTGGGCACCGTCCCGGAGCAGCTGATCGCCACCGGCCGGGTGCTGGTCGGCGAGCCGGACGGCATCGACGCCCTGCGCGCGGCCGCTCCGGGCCTGCCCAAGCTGGTGCTGTCCGGCGAGGTGGACTACGCCTGGCCGCTCCCGGTGATGGACGACATGGCCGAGCGCCTGGCCGCCGGCCGCACCGTCGTCCCGGGTGCCGAGCACTCCCCCAACGCGGAGGCCCCGGAGGTCACGGCGGCCGCCCTGGCCGCGTTCTGGTCGGCTGCCACGCGCCCCTGA
- a CDS encoding magnesium and cobalt transport protein CorA, producing MSMIRDLRAVVRPALRKPSQVHSPYDTTRDPSAGSAVVDCAVYRDGRRLPGACLSPRESMRRARDSGGFVWIGLHEPTEAEFAGIAAEFGLHPLAVEDAVHAHQRPKLERYDDTLFTVFKTIHYVEHAELTATSEVVETGEVMCFTGRDFVITVRHGGQGSLKALRHRLQDDPELLAKGPSAVLHSIADHVVDGYIAVASAVQDDIDEVESAVFAAPAKGSPRGVDAGRIYQLKREVLEFKRAVAPLQRPMELLSERPMRLVDPEVQKYFRDVADHLARVHEQVVGFDELLNSILQANLAQATVAQNEDMRKITSWAGIIAVPTMICGVYGMNFEHMPELHWRYGYPLVMCSIVGICFTIHRALRRNGWL from the coding sequence ATGTCGATGATCCGTGACCTGCGCGCGGTGGTACGCCCCGCCCTGCGCAAGCCCAGCCAGGTACACAGCCCGTACGACACCACCCGCGACCCCTCGGCCGGCAGCGCCGTCGTCGACTGCGCCGTCTACCGCGACGGCCGCCGGCTGCCCGGTGCGTGCCTGTCCCCGCGCGAGTCGATGCGCCGGGCGCGCGACAGCGGCGGCTTCGTGTGGATCGGCCTGCACGAGCCGACGGAAGCCGAATTCGCCGGTATCGCCGCCGAGTTCGGGCTGCACCCGCTGGCCGTCGAGGACGCGGTGCACGCGCACCAGCGGCCGAAGCTGGAGCGGTACGACGACACCCTGTTCACCGTCTTCAAGACGATCCACTACGTGGAGCACGCCGAACTGACCGCCACCAGCGAGGTGGTGGAGACCGGCGAGGTGATGTGCTTCACCGGCCGGGACTTCGTCATCACCGTCCGGCACGGCGGCCAGGGCTCGCTGAAGGCGCTGCGGCACCGGCTCCAGGACGACCCGGAGCTGCTGGCGAAGGGCCCGTCGGCGGTGCTGCACTCGATCGCCGACCACGTGGTCGACGGCTACATCGCGGTCGCCTCGGCCGTGCAGGACGACATCGACGAGGTGGAGAGCGCGGTGTTCGCGGCGCCCGCCAAAGGCAGCCCGCGCGGTGTGGACGCCGGCCGGATCTACCAGCTCAAGCGCGAGGTACTGGAGTTCAAGCGGGCGGTGGCGCCGCTCCAGCGGCCGATGGAGCTGCTCAGCGAGCGGCCGATGCGGCTGGTGGACCCGGAGGTCCAGAAGTACTTCCGGGACGTCGCCGACCACCTGGCGCGGGTGCACGAGCAGGTCGTCGGCTTCGACGAGCTCCTGAACTCGATCCTCCAGGCCAACCTGGCGCAGGCGACGGTCGCGCAGAACGAGGACATGCGCAAGATCACCTCCTGGGCCGGCATCATCGCCGTACCGACCATGATCTGCGGCGTGTACGGGATGAACTTCGAGCACATGCCGGAGCTGCACTGGCGGTACGGCTATCCGCTGGTGATGTGCTCGATCGTCGGCATCTGCTTCACGATCCACCGCGCGCTGCGCCGCAACGGCTGGCTGTAG
- a CDS encoding suppressor of fused domain protein: MAEVLALVEARLRSALGEPDARAAVTFLGTDRIEVLRFTDGEVVRYATLGMSAQPMADPTVVVADPLRGPRAELVLSVRAGAPDTDKVLRPLAVLGASPQVEGLVVSPGASLDVGEPLWPGAPFTSVLVAEPGGLVEDLELDAPRDPVRFLPLLPMTPNEAAWKRVHGAAALQERWLARGTDLRDPLRAAVALD; encoded by the coding sequence ATGGCAGAAGTTCTGGCTCTGGTCGAAGCCCGGTTGCGCAGCGCGCTGGGCGAACCCGATGCGCGCGCGGCGGTCACCTTCCTCGGTACCGACCGCATCGAGGTCTTGCGCTTCACGGACGGGGAGGTGGTCCGGTACGCCACCCTCGGTATGTCGGCGCAGCCGATGGCGGATCCGACGGTGGTGGTGGCCGACCCGCTGCGCGGCCCGCGGGCCGAACTCGTGCTGTCCGTACGGGCCGGCGCCCCGGACACCGACAAGGTGCTCCGCCCGCTGGCCGTGCTCGGGGCCTCCCCGCAGGTGGAGGGGCTCGTGGTGAGTCCGGGCGCCTCGCTGGACGTCGGCGAACCGCTGTGGCCCGGGGCGCCGTTCACCTCCGTGCTCGTCGCCGAGCCGGGCGGGCTGGTCGAGGACCTGGAGCTGGACGCGCCGCGGGACCCCGTACGGTTCCTGCCGCTGCTGCCGATGACGCCCAACGAGGCCGCGTGGAAGCGGGTGCACGGCGCGGCCGCCCTCCAGGAGCGCTGGCTCGCCCGCGGCACGGACCTGCGCGACCCGCTGCGCGCGGCGGTCGCACTCGACTGA
- a CDS encoding DUF6758 family protein: MRGEPSCPKCGGRVRAPGLFADSWQCAVHGAVQPLQPVIPPSVEGLGVVVHRAQVPVWMPWPLPVGWLFTGVACAGDDRSGGRATAVACSGPGPLGGMGELVLVAEELGVGLGARYAGISGPDPGPHINAAAPPHAKVVAAGRSTPLWHVSGTPDDRAVFAGEARGLWLWAVVWPEQSGLLMYDELVLTDLRDAGAEIELLPCGALTPRILTPD, translated from the coding sequence ATGAGGGGTGAACCGAGTTGCCCTAAGTGCGGTGGCCGGGTCAGGGCGCCCGGTCTTTTCGCCGATTCCTGGCAGTGCGCCGTGCACGGCGCCGTGCAGCCGCTGCAACCGGTCATCCCGCCCAGCGTCGAGGGGCTCGGGGTCGTCGTCCACCGGGCCCAGGTGCCGGTGTGGATGCCGTGGCCGCTGCCGGTCGGCTGGCTGTTCACGGGTGTCGCGTGCGCGGGTGACGACCGCAGCGGCGGCCGTGCCACCGCGGTGGCCTGCTCGGGACCGGGGCCGCTCGGCGGGATGGGTGAGCTGGTGCTCGTCGCCGAGGAGCTCGGTGTGGGGCTGGGTGCGCGGTACGCCGGCATTTCCGGGCCGGACCCGGGGCCGCACATCAACGCCGCGGCGCCGCCGCACGCGAAGGTGGTCGCGGCCGGGCGCTCGACCCCGCTGTGGCACGTGTCCGGAACCCCGGACGACCGGGCGGTGTTCGCCGGTGAGGCGCGGGGGCTGTGGCTGTGGGCCGTGGTGTGGCCCGAGCAGTCGGGGCTGCTGATGTACGACGAACTGGTCCTGACGGATCTGCGGGACGCGGGTGCCGAGATCGAACTCCTCCCCTGCGGCGCCCTCACCCCCCGAATCCTGACCCCGGACTGA
- a CDS encoding PHP domain-containing protein, translated as MRIDLHAHSTASDGTDTPAELVRNAAAAGLDVVALTDHDTVRGHAEAVAALPAGLTLVTGAELSCRLDGVGLHMLAYLFDPDEPDFARERELVRDDRVPRARAMVGKLQALGVPVTWEQVARIAGAGSVGRPHIATALVELGVVASVSDAFTPDWLADGGRAYAEKHELDPFEAIRLVKAAGGVTVFAHPGAVKRGEVVPESAIAALAAAGLDGIEVEHMDHDAGTRARLHGLAAELGLLTTGSSDYHGSRKTCRLGEYTTDPEIYGEITRRATGAFPVPGAGGPAGV; from the coding sequence GTGCGTATCGACCTGCACGCCCACTCCACGGCCTCGGACGGTACGGACACCCCCGCCGAGCTGGTCCGCAACGCGGCCGCCGCCGGGCTGGACGTGGTGGCGCTGACCGACCACGACACCGTGCGCGGGCACGCCGAGGCCGTCGCCGCCCTGCCGGCCGGTCTCACCCTGGTCACCGGAGCCGAGCTGTCCTGCCGCCTCGACGGCGTCGGGCTGCACATGCTCGCGTACCTCTTCGACCCCGACGAGCCGGACTTCGCGCGCGAGCGCGAGCTGGTGCGCGACGACCGCGTCCCGCGCGCCCGCGCGATGGTCGGCAAGCTTCAGGCGCTCGGCGTCCCCGTCACCTGGGAGCAGGTGGCCCGCATCGCGGGCGCCGGTTCCGTCGGCCGTCCGCACATCGCGACCGCGCTCGTCGAGCTCGGCGTGGTGGCGAGCGTCTCGGACGCCTTCACGCCGGACTGGCTCGCCGACGGCGGCCGGGCCTACGCGGAGAAGCACGAGCTCGACCCGTTCGAGGCGATCCGCCTGGTCAAGGCGGCCGGCGGGGTCACCGTCTTCGCGCACCCCGGCGCTGTCAAGCGCGGCGAGGTCGTGCCGGAGAGCGCGATAGCCGCGCTCGCGGCGGCCGGCCTCGACGGCATCGAGGTCGAGCACATGGACCACGACGCCGGCACGCGCGCCCGGCTGCACGGGCTCGCCGCCGAGCTCGGGCTGCTGACCACCGGGTCCAGCGACTACCACGGCAGCCGCAAGACCTGCCGGCTCGGGGAGTACACCACCGACCCCGAGATCTACGGCGAGATCACGCGCCGTGCGACCGGTGCCTTCCCGGTGCCGGGCGCCGGCGGACCCGCCGGCGTCTGA